One region of Bacillus pumilus genomic DNA includes:
- a CDS encoding VOC family protein: MSNFVGIDHVQLAAPKGSEEKALLFFGGILGMEEIPKPSNLVKRGGVWFQCGHHQLHIGIQDHFQAAKKAHPAFLVKSLSELKKALLNHHISIREDEPLEGAIRFYVEDPFGNRIEFLERTD; encoded by the coding sequence ATGTCAAATTTTGTTGGAATCGATCATGTTCAATTAGCTGCCCCAAAAGGTAGTGAAGAGAAAGCACTTTTGTTTTTTGGCGGAATTTTAGGAATGGAGGAAATACCCAAGCCTAGTAATTTAGTTAAACGTGGAGGTGTCTGGTTTCAATGCGGTCATCATCAGCTTCACATTGGAATACAGGATCATTTCCAAGCTGCAAAGAAAGCCCATCCAGCTTTTCTTGTAAAGAGTCTATCGGAATTAAAAAAGGCATTATTGAATCACCACATTAGCATCAGAGAAGATGAGCCATTGGAAGGAGCCATCCGGTTCTATGTAGAAGATCCCTTTGGGAATCGAATTGAATTTTTAGAGAGAACAGACTAA
- a CDS encoding polysaccharide deacetylase family protein — protein MKKTCMLIAVGLVALLISGCMGTKEQTEGNQQVVKEEKGQLQAKETKQIQQKEEAEIDTQNWIKQKEPVELPILMYHSISSGNSLRVPKSEFAAHMKWLKDNDYVTLSPEEAYHVFTTNTKPSEKCVLITFDDGYTDNYTKAFPILKQYGMKATIFMIEQSIGRPNHLTDEQMDEMIANGLSIESHTIHHLELNRLSKEQQKEELKGSKAFFDQRFSQRTRMVSYPVGRYNEDTLKLAKQAGYQMAVTTEPGHAKKEQGMMSLHRVRVSPGLSPESFGRLVEGN, from the coding sequence ATGAAAAAAACATGTATGTTGATTGCGGTTGGTCTTGTGGCGCTGCTCATTTCGGGTTGTATGGGAACGAAGGAGCAAACGGAAGGAAACCAGCAAGTAGTCAAAGAGGAAAAGGGTCAATTACAAGCAAAAGAAACAAAACAGATTCAGCAGAAAGAAGAGGCAGAGATAGATACACAAAACTGGATTAAGCAAAAGGAACCGGTAGAGCTTCCGATTTTGATGTATCACAGCATCTCCAGCGGTAACTCGCTTCGTGTACCAAAGAGCGAGTTTGCGGCTCATATGAAATGGCTGAAGGACAACGACTATGTCACGCTGTCGCCAGAAGAAGCGTACCACGTCTTCACAACAAATACGAAGCCAAGTGAAAAGTGTGTCCTTATTACATTCGATGATGGATATACCGATAACTATACAAAGGCATTTCCGATTTTAAAGCAGTATGGAATGAAGGCAACGATTTTCATGATTGAGCAATCCATTGGCCGTCCGAACCACTTAACGGATGAACAAATGGATGAAATGATAGCAAATGGGCTATCAATTGAGAGTCATACCATTCATCATTTAGAGCTCAATCGTTTATCAAAGGAGCAGCAGAAAGAGGAATTAAAAGGATCAAAGGCATTCTTTGATCAACGTTTTTCTCAGCGTACGAGAATGGTCAGCTATCCTGTCGGGCGCTATAACGAAGACACGCTAAAACTGGCGAAGCAAGCCGGTTATCAAATGGCCGTCACCACTGAACCAGGACATGCGAAGAAGGAACAGGGCATGATGTCCTTGCACCGTGTTCGAGTGTCACCGGGACTTTCACCCGAAAGCTTTGGCAGGCTGGTAGAAGGGAATTAA
- a CDS encoding PTS lactose/cellobiose transporter subunit IIA, with translation MTVLEEMQGAAFQIIAHAGEARSYYVEAIRLARADDFEKAQQLIEKGEEAFRSIHNLHLSLIQKEAAGEQLPFSLLLIHAEDQMLTTETIHLLAIEMIEMCKKMNTLSK, from the coding sequence ATGACGGTATTAGAGGAAATGCAGGGAGCAGCCTTTCAAATCATTGCTCATGCAGGCGAGGCAAGAAGTTATTATGTCGAAGCGATTCGTCTAGCAAGAGCTGATGATTTTGAAAAAGCACAGCAGTTGATTGAAAAAGGGGAGGAAGCGTTTCGAAGCATCCACAACCTGCACTTGTCGCTGATCCAAAAAGAGGCGGCAGGTGAGCAGCTTCCCTTTTCTTTACTGCTGATACATGCAGAAGATCAAATGCTCACAACAGAGACCATTCATCTGCTTGCCATCGAAATGATTGAAATGTGTAAAAAAATGAACACCCTGTCAAAATAG
- a CDS encoding PTS sugar transporter subunit IIB: protein MKRIILACAAGMSTSIVVSKMKAAAEAKGLEYEIYAIPEGAIADELEEHGEDVQVILLGPQVSFMKKAAEKTAAPYQIPVDVINVRLYGTANGEKILEHALKLANES, encoded by the coding sequence ATGAAACGAATCATTCTCGCTTGTGCCGCAGGAATGTCGACATCCATTGTAGTGTCCAAAATGAAGGCAGCCGCAGAAGCGAAGGGGCTGGAATATGAGATATACGCCATACCTGAAGGGGCTATTGCGGATGAATTAGAAGAGCATGGAGAAGATGTGCAGGTGATTTTACTTGGACCGCAAGTAAGCTTTATGAAAAAGGCAGCAGAAAAAACAGCGGCACCTTACCAAATACCTGTTGATGTCATCAATGTGAGATTATACGGAACAGCGAACGGAGAAAAAATACTAGAGCATGCTCTGAAACTAGCAAATGAATCTTAA
- a CDS encoding glycoside hydrolase family 1 protein, with the protein MNRIEIPRDFILGAAASAWQTEGWKGKQAHQDSYIDLWYKNGYHVWHEGYGPAGATNFYERYPEDVALMKEIGLTHYRTSINWSRFLIDYEKGIVDEAYARYIDDLINELIAVGVEPMFCLEHYELPAVLLEKYDGWSSKHVVELFVLYAEKVFERYGDRVKHWFSFNEPIVVQTRVYLDAIRYPFEQNTKKWMQWNYHKALATAKVVKLFREMGLKESTGAKIGVILNPEVTYARSSAPHDQEAARIYDLFFNRMFLDPSIKGEYPEELLDVLKKHEILFDATEEELQVIKNHTVDVVGLNLYYPHRVKAPSKAWNEMTPFHPSYYYDMFELPGRKMNPFRGWEIYPDIVYDMGMRIKAEYGNIEWFVAENGMGVEKEERFKKEDGIIDDQYRISFISQHLKRALQVKAEGSNCTGYMLWAFTDNVSPMNAFKNRYGLVEIQLENERNRQLKASAYWYQTLIKTRELKAQTEVNYR; encoded by the coding sequence ATGAACAGAATCGAGATTCCAAGAGATTTTATCCTAGGTGCTGCGGCCTCTGCTTGGCAAACGGAGGGATGGAAGGGAAAGCAAGCGCATCAGGACTCGTACATCGATTTATGGTATAAGAACGGGTATCACGTTTGGCACGAAGGATATGGCCCGGCTGGTGCGACGAACTTTTACGAGCGCTATCCAGAAGATGTAGCTCTCATGAAAGAAATCGGTCTGACTCATTATAGGACATCGATCAATTGGTCGAGGTTTCTCATCGATTACGAGAAGGGGATTGTGGATGAAGCATATGCCCGTTACATTGATGATTTGATCAATGAATTAATCGCAGTAGGTGTAGAGCCGATGTTTTGCTTAGAGCATTATGAGCTTCCAGCCGTGCTGCTTGAAAAGTACGACGGATGGTCATCAAAGCATGTCGTCGAGCTGTTTGTTCTCTATGCGGAAAAGGTGTTTGAGCGATATGGAGACAGGGTCAAGCATTGGTTTAGCTTTAATGAACCGATTGTTGTCCAAACACGCGTGTACCTAGATGCTATACGTTATCCCTTTGAGCAAAATACGAAGAAATGGATGCAGTGGAACTATCATAAAGCGCTGGCAACAGCAAAAGTAGTGAAGCTGTTTCGGGAGATGGGATTGAAGGAATCGACAGGTGCAAAAATTGGGGTGATTCTCAATCCAGAAGTGACGTATGCAAGATCCTCTGCCCCACATGATCAAGAAGCGGCACGGATATATGATTTGTTTTTCAATCGAATGTTCTTAGATCCCTCCATCAAAGGAGAGTATCCAGAAGAACTGCTTGATGTGTTAAAAAAGCATGAGATTCTTTTCGATGCGACAGAGGAAGAGCTTCAGGTCATCAAGAATCATACGGTTGATGTCGTTGGGCTCAACTTATACTATCCGCATCGTGTCAAAGCACCGAGTAAGGCGTGGAATGAGATGACACCATTTCACCCGTCTTATTATTACGATATGTTTGAGCTTCCAGGAAGAAAAATGAATCCATTCAGAGGGTGGGAAATCTACCCAGACATTGTCTATGATATGGGCATGAGAATTAAAGCAGAATACGGAAATATTGAGTGGTTTGTGGCCGAAAACGGCATGGGTGTAGAAAAGGAAGAACGGTTTAAAAAAGAAGACGGTATCATTGATGACCAGTATCGCATTTCATTTATCAGCCAGCATTTGAAACGGGCACTTCAAGTGAAAGCAGAAGGCTCAAATTGCACGGGCTATATGCTGTGGGCTTTTACGGATAATGTATCGCCGATGAATGCCTTTAAAAATCGCTACGGATTAGTCGAAATCCAGCTGGAAAATGAACGGAATCGTCAGTTGAAGGCATCAGCGTATTGGTACCAGACATTAATTAAAACAAGGGAACTGAAGGCCCAAACAGAAGTCAACTATCGATAG
- a CDS encoding PTS sugar transporter subunit IIC encodes MSFKEKAADVMGNVAYRITNQKYIMAIKQAFVTLMPIIITGAFAVLVANMIMSPETGLAHFEMFRFLAELQPIMKAINYATLNFLTIGAVFLIGIELGKINGHKSLFPGLMALISFISVIPTTLLLEVDGSMREVVDVLARQFSDPKSLFLGMIIAIVSVEIFCKLTEVKWLQIKMPDSVPSNVATSFSSLFPSIITITIISSFGFAFHRLTGIYLHEAVYNVVQRPLESVVQGLPGILTLMFVAQFFWVIGIHGNQMIKPIREPLLLGSIAVNMTAFQEGKEIPNIITMPFWDVYMSIGGSGVTIGLLIAIFIAGRREEMRSIAKLSSGPGLFNINEPVIFGLPVMLNPVMAIPFIVTPLVTGTIGYIATATGFAGKAVVMVPWTTPPIVNAWLSTAGSMGAVITQVICIVVAVFIYLPFVLLSNRKPEAAPDSE; translated from the coding sequence ATGAGCTTCAAGGAGAAAGCGGCAGACGTCATGGGGAATGTGGCTTATCGCATCACGAATCAGAAGTATATTATGGCGATTAAACAGGCATTTGTCACACTGATGCCAATCATCATTACAGGGGCTTTTGCTGTATTGGTGGCAAATATGATCATGAGCCCGGAAACAGGGCTTGCTCATTTTGAGATGTTCAGATTTTTAGCGGAGCTTCAGCCAATTATGAAGGCAATCAATTATGCCACGCTGAACTTTTTAACGATTGGGGCTGTGTTCCTCATCGGGATAGAGCTTGGGAAAATCAACGGGCACAAGTCCCTGTTCCCAGGGCTGATGGCATTGATTTCATTTATATCTGTTATTCCAACGACACTTCTTCTTGAAGTGGATGGATCGATGCGTGAGGTTGTAGATGTACTGGCAAGGCAATTTTCCGATCCAAAAAGCTTATTTTTAGGGATGATCATTGCGATCGTATCTGTGGAAATTTTTTGTAAGCTGACCGAGGTGAAATGGCTGCAAATCAAGATGCCAGATTCAGTTCCATCGAATGTGGCAACATCTTTTTCATCACTTTTTCCTTCGATCATTACGATTACGATCATTAGTTCATTCGGCTTTGCATTTCACCGTTTGACAGGTATTTATTTGCATGAAGCAGTGTATAACGTGGTGCAACGCCCGCTAGAAAGTGTTGTACAGGGTCTACCGGGGATTTTAACGTTGATGTTTGTGGCGCAATTCTTCTGGGTGATCGGCATCCATGGCAACCAGATGATCAAACCGATCCGGGAGCCGCTCTTATTAGGATCAATTGCAGTGAATATGACAGCATTTCAAGAAGGAAAAGAGATTCCGAATATCATCACGATGCCATTTTGGGATGTGTATATGAGCATCGGTGGTTCAGGTGTGACCATTGGGCTTTTAATTGCGATTTTTATTGCTGGAAGAAGGGAAGAGATGCGAAGTATTGCCAAGCTCTCATCTGGTCCGGGTCTCTTCAACATCAATGAACCCGTTATTTTTGGCTTACCTGTCATGTTAAACCCTGTGATGGCAATTCCATTTATCGTCACACCACTTGTGACAGGAACGATTGGTTACATTGCGACAGCTACAGGGTTTGCTGGAAAAGCCGTCGTGATGGTGCCGTGGACGACACCACCGATTGTGAATGCATGGCTGTCCACCGCTGGCAGCATGGGGGCTGTCATCACACAGGTCATCTGTATTGTGGTCGCAGTCTTCATCTATTTGCCATTTGTTCTCTTGTCTAACCGCAAACCAGAAGCGGCACCAGATTCAGAATAA
- a CDS encoding BglG family transcription antiterminator, with translation MLSLRQEELLKRLMQAEQELTSEEIARMIGVTSRTIRTDMKALKSVLDEHGAVLHIKRGAGYTLTVEDYGSFRTFLKKSLGERNEKKEQTIPNQPEDRVAHLLKRMLLSEDYIKLDALAEELFVSESTVKNDLKAVRHLFSLHGLSVSHRPKYGLQLTGDEMKLRYCMAEHVFQQAHANPALLPEETYQLIQDIVRSRTKVSGLHLSEIGLSNLVTHIAIACKRIEEKKLVMMPETELKEIQVQPVFQVAQKMAEDIRHVLAIDFPLSERAYIAIHLMGAKMMAYGDTGHTLCHLLDEDHFRFIHQLLAYVEEHMSLDIQFDKELIVGLSLHLRSAIHRFRYGMNIRNPYLTDIKRHYPIAFEAGVYMGRWLREKEGIEIHEDEIGYLALHIGAAIERTKSQHVRKRCLIVCATGVASSQLLLHKLTAAFSGGLEIAGTASVREIPSYDLRSIDFIISTIPLQNTLPVPVIDVHTILSDDDIVRLKRFVQGAQDTGVLRYVSPALTFFQQDLQSREEVLQFFVNVLKEQDRIPEEFEQLLLEREQVSPTSFGHLVAIPHPMKPATDDTFCAICTLKKPVLWGENRVQVVCLLSIQKTYQKELQSLYQFLVRLTERKEVVEQLIKAASFEELTTALQVLEHPNEKTGHPFPHL, from the coding sequence ATGCTATCTCTACGTCAGGAGGAGCTGCTGAAACGACTGATGCAAGCGGAACAGGAACTGACTAGTGAAGAAATTGCCCGCATGATTGGCGTCACATCAAGAACGATCCGAACAGATATGAAAGCGCTTAAATCTGTTTTGGATGAACATGGAGCCGTACTTCATATCAAACGCGGGGCAGGGTATACATTGACCGTAGAGGATTATGGGTCTTTTCGTACATTTTTGAAAAAGTCATTGGGAGAAAGAAACGAAAAAAAGGAGCAAACCATACCCAATCAGCCTGAGGACCGTGTAGCCCATCTATTGAAAAGGATGCTTCTGTCAGAAGACTATATTAAGTTAGACGCGCTCGCAGAGGAATTATTTGTGAGTGAATCGACAGTGAAAAATGATTTGAAAGCGGTCAGACATTTGTTTTCATTACATGGACTTTCTGTGTCACATCGTCCTAAATATGGACTGCAGCTGACAGGGGATGAGATGAAATTAAGATATTGTATGGCTGAGCATGTGTTTCAGCAAGCGCATGCGAACCCGGCGCTGTTACCTGAAGAAACGTATCAATTGATTCAGGATATCGTGCGTTCACGTACAAAAGTAAGCGGACTTCATCTGTCAGAAATCGGTTTAAGTAATTTAGTCACCCACATCGCCATTGCATGCAAACGAATTGAAGAGAAAAAACTGGTCATGATGCCAGAAACGGAATTAAAAGAGATTCAAGTGCAGCCTGTTTTCCAAGTAGCTCAAAAAATGGCAGAGGATATTCGGCATGTCCTAGCGATTGATTTTCCATTATCTGAAAGGGCGTATATTGCGATTCACTTGATGGGAGCGAAAATGATGGCATACGGAGATACCGGTCATACGCTATGTCATCTTCTAGACGAAGATCACTTTCGCTTCATCCACCAACTGCTTGCTTATGTAGAGGAGCACATGTCACTTGATATTCAATTTGATAAAGAATTAATCGTTGGATTAAGTCTTCATTTACGTTCCGCTATTCATCGTTTTAGGTACGGTATGAACATTCGTAACCCTTATTTAACGGACATTAAAAGGCATTATCCCATTGCATTTGAAGCTGGCGTCTATATGGGTAGGTGGCTTAGAGAAAAAGAGGGAATTGAGATTCATGAGGATGAGATTGGGTATTTGGCGCTTCATATCGGTGCTGCAATCGAGCGGACAAAATCACAGCATGTGAGAAAGAGATGTCTGATTGTATGTGCGACGGGTGTCGCCAGCAGTCAGCTCCTTCTTCATAAACTGACAGCGGCTTTTAGCGGAGGGCTAGAGATCGCTGGCACTGCAAGTGTTAGGGAAATTCCTTCGTATGATTTGAGAAGCATTGATTTTATTATTAGTACCATTCCGCTTCAGAACACGTTGCCGGTACCAGTGATTGATGTACATACCATTCTAAGTGACGATGATATTGTGCGGCTGAAACGGTTTGTTCAGGGCGCGCAGGATACAGGGGTTTTGCGGTATGTGAGTCCGGCGCTGACATTTTTTCAGCAAGACCTTCAATCAAGGGAAGAGGTACTGCAATTTTTCGTAAACGTGCTCAAGGAACAGGATCGCATCCCGGAAGAGTTTGAACAATTATTGCTGGAAAGAGAGCAAGTGTCACCGACATCGTTCGGTCATTTGGTTGCGATTCCTCATCCGATGAAGCCGGCAACAGATGACACGTTTTGTGCGATCTGTACGTTGAAAAAACCGGTGCTGTGGGGTGAAAATCGGGTACAAGTCGTTTGTTTGTTAAGTATCCAGAAGACGTATCAAAAAGAATTGCAATCACTTTATCAATTTCTTGTACGGCTGACAGAGCGCAAGGAAGTGGTGGAGCAACTCATCAAGGCCGCTTCATTTGAGGAACTGACGACGGCGCTTCAAGTATTGGAGCATCCGAATGAAAAAACGGGACACCCATTTCCGCATCTGTGA
- a CDS encoding YwqH-like family protein, whose protein sequence is MSLSEMLHHLHMGIENRRAEFDDMISRLKTAKSNIRTEQDLAQSDIKEIKKPALDSSWKGERGTDFHRHRKDAYHVMHDIVNNEYEKYIAEIDQKILHFELKKMELAVASNFAGRAQDVMEKGEDFALDVKHLIERGWKAL, encoded by the coding sequence ATGAGTTTATCCGAGATGCTACACCATCTGCATATGGGAATTGAAAACAGACGTGCAGAATTTGATGACATGATCTCTCGGTTAAAGACAGCCAAAAGCAATATTCGAACAGAACAAGATCTTGCGCAGTCAGACATAAAGGAAATCAAGAAACCTGCTCTAGATTCGTCATGGAAAGGTGAGAGAGGAACCGACTTTCATCGCCACCGAAAAGATGCCTATCATGTCATGCATGACATCGTGAACAATGAGTATGAAAAATATATCGCCGAGATTGATCAAAAAATATTGCACTTTGAATTAAAAAAAATGGAGCTGGCTGTTGCCAGTAACTTTGCCGGAAGAGCCCAGGACGTGATGGAAAAGGGTGAGGATTTTGCACTCGATGTTAAACATCTGATTGAACGGGGCTGGAAGGCTCTTTAA
- a CDS encoding YwqI/YxiC family protein, translated as MGQIKLNYQTVMDQLDEVSQAIEALTMKKAADKAGENSLEFVTKWTAREAEVNEMVSSFKEALIKNVQDTRSNVKTLKEQDEAIAAK; from the coding sequence ATGGGACAAATTAAGTTAAACTACCAAACAGTTATGGATCAACTAGATGAAGTCTCCCAAGCAATCGAAGCATTAACGATGAAAAAAGCAGCAGATAAAGCAGGTGAAAACAGCCTTGAATTTGTGACCAAGTGGACGGCGCGCGAAGCAGAGGTGAACGAAATGGTTTCAAGTTTTAAAGAAGCCTTAATCAAAAATGTTCAGGACACGCGCTCTAATGTGAAAACTTTAAAAGAACAGGACGAAGCGATTGCGGCAAAATAA
- a CDS encoding YwqH-like family protein: MSLSNMLSALNGGITSKKAEIEEKIARLKKAKSKVEREQDAAETDLKQIKQPKLGTSWKGERSQDFKSERNEAHDALQTIVNDKYPRYVSRIEFKISTLEAEQAALSFASSLAGDAARLAEKGEDAVEDAKRLISKAWSSL; encoded by the coding sequence ATGAGCTTATCAAATATGCTGTCTGCCCTAAACGGTGGCATTACAAGTAAAAAAGCAGAAATCGAAGAGAAAATCGCTCGACTGAAAAAGGCGAAAAGTAAGGTCGAACGTGAACAAGATGCGGCAGAGACAGACCTGAAGCAAATCAAGCAGCCAAAGCTTGGGACCTCTTGGAAAGGTGAGCGAAGCCAGGATTTCAAATCAGAGCGGAATGAAGCACATGATGCGCTGCAAACGATTGTGAACGACAAGTACCCACGCTACGTGAGCCGCATCGAATTCAAAATCAGTACGTTAGAAGCCGAACAAGCTGCGTTATCCTTTGCCAGTTCCTTAGCAGGAGACGCCGCACGTCTTGCTGAAAAAGGAGAAGACGCAGTAGAGGACGCCAAACGCTTGATCTCAAAAGCATGGAGCAGCTTATAA
- the nhaC gene encoding Na+/H+ antiporter NhaC, producing the protein MKSPRLPSILEVVFVLGLFLAIVLSFTLYFKLDIQLALFISWFMVIALGIRLGHSYKDLQNAITKGISNGLEAVLILIAVGALVGTWIAGGVVPTLIYYGLEFIHPNIFLLATLIICSIMSVATGTSWGTVGTAGIAMIALGEGLGIPLPIVAGAVLSGAYFGDKLSPLSDSTVLASSLSKVDVLAHVRAMMVLSIPAFVITAIMFTITGFMYGGKNIDQGKVEFLKQALQDTFTINIWMIIPALIVVLLLVLKKPSMPVIAIGALLGAVWAMAFQGMNPADALGTAYNGFSINSDVDFLNTLLNRGGIVNMLGSLVVIILGLGFGGVLEYLGVLKVIVATFEKKLHNAGNVTLSTLVVAFFANIFGCAMYVSLILTPKIMEKSYDKLKLDRRVLSRNSEVGGTLTSGMVPWSDNGIYMAGILGVSTFSYLPFMWLSFVAIALAIIYGYTGKFIWYVKNPQESEESAS; encoded by the coding sequence ATGAAATCACCACGTCTGCCGTCTATTTTAGAAGTCGTGTTTGTACTTGGCTTATTTTTAGCAATTGTTTTATCTTTTACTCTTTATTTCAAATTGGATATTCAACTGGCATTGTTTATCTCATGGTTTATGGTCATTGCTTTAGGTATTCGATTAGGACATTCATACAAAGACCTTCAAAACGCCATTACAAAAGGGATATCGAATGGTTTAGAGGCTGTTTTGATTTTAATTGCAGTAGGTGCACTTGTTGGAACATGGATTGCCGGCGGAGTGGTACCAACATTAATTTATTACGGACTGGAATTTATTCATCCTAATATTTTCTTACTAGCTACGCTGATCATCTGTTCCATTATGTCTGTTGCTACAGGTACATCATGGGGGACAGTTGGAACTGCAGGTATTGCCATGATTGCACTTGGTGAAGGATTGGGAATTCCATTACCTATCGTGGCTGGAGCCGTTTTATCTGGAGCCTATTTTGGTGATAAGTTATCTCCTTTATCTGATAGTACGGTGCTCGCTTCCTCACTTTCAAAAGTGGACGTGCTCGCACATGTTAGAGCGATGATGGTCTTATCCATTCCTGCCTTTGTTATTACAGCCATTATGTTTACAATCACCGGATTTATGTATGGCGGAAAAAATATTGATCAAGGCAAAGTAGAGTTTTTGAAACAAGCACTGCAGGACACATTCACCATTAATATTTGGATGATTATTCCGGCGTTGATTGTTGTACTATTACTTGTCTTGAAAAAACCTTCAATGCCTGTTATTGCTATTGGCGCACTTCTTGGTGCTGTCTGGGCAATGGCATTCCAGGGAATGAATCCAGCCGATGCACTTGGTACAGCTTATAATGGTTTCTCTATTAATTCAGATGTTGATTTCTTAAATACGCTGTTAAATCGTGGCGGTATTGTCAATATGTTAGGATCTCTAGTGGTGATTATTCTCGGACTTGGTTTCGGTGGAGTACTTGAATACTTGGGCGTATTAAAAGTCATCGTCGCTACATTCGAGAAGAAATTGCATAATGCAGGAAATGTGACTCTATCAACACTTGTTGTTGCATTCTTCGCCAATATCTTTGGCTGTGCGATGTATGTATCATTAATTCTTACACCGAAAATTATGGAAAAGAGCTATGATAAATTAAAGTTAGACAGACGAGTTTTATCCAGAAACTCAGAGGTCGGTGGTACGCTGACGTCAGGAATGGTTCCTTGGTCAGATAACGGGATTTACATGGCGGGAATTCTAGGCGTATCGACATTCTCTTATTTACCATTTATGTGGTTGAGCTTTGTTGCCATTGCTCTTGCTATTATTTACGGATATACAGGGAAATTCATCTGGTACGTTAAGAATCCACAAGAATCAGAAGAATCAGCTTCATAA
- the aspA gene encoding aspartate ammonia-lyase, producing MVQATYRHEKDFLGEKEIPADVYYGVQTLRAKENFPITGYRMHEELIRAFAIVKKAAAQANMEVGRLYEGIGNAIVQASDEVIEGKLHEYFIVDPIQGGAGTSMNMNANEVIGNRALEIMGHQKGEYIHLSPNTHVNMSQSTNDSFPTAIHIAVLKQLDILLETMQTMQDVFKKKAKEFDHVIKMGRTHLQDAVPIRLGQEFEAYSRVLSRDIKRINQSKQHLYEVNMGATAVGTGLNADPRYIEIVVKKLADISGLPLVGAEHLVDATQNTDAYTEVSAALKVCMMNMSKIANDLRLMASGPRAGLAEIALPARQPGSSIMPGKVNPVMAELINQIAFQVIGNDHTICLASEAGQLELNVMEPVLVFNLLQSISIMNNGFRSFTDHCLVDIEANEIRLKEYVEKSAGVITAVNPHLGYEAAARIAREAILTGQSIRDLCLQNDVLTEEELDIILNPFEMTKPGIAGAELLER from the coding sequence ATGGTTCAAGCAACTTATCGCCATGAGAAGGATTTTCTTGGAGAAAAAGAAATTCCGGCAGACGTGTATTATGGGGTTCAAACCCTTCGTGCAAAAGAAAACTTCCCGATAACTGGATATCGCATGCACGAGGAACTGATTAGAGCCTTTGCCATCGTGAAAAAAGCAGCTGCTCAAGCCAATATGGAAGTTGGACGTTTATATGAAGGAATTGGAAATGCCATCGTACAAGCCTCTGATGAAGTCATTGAAGGCAAGCTGCATGAGTACTTTATTGTAGACCCAATTCAAGGCGGCGCAGGAACGTCGATGAATATGAATGCCAATGAAGTGATTGGAAACAGAGCGCTAGAAATCATGGGACATCAAAAGGGTGAATACATCCATTTAAGCCCAAACACACATGTAAACATGTCACAATCAACGAATGACTCGTTTCCAACAGCTATCCATATTGCTGTATTGAAGCAGTTAGACATTCTGCTTGAGACAATGCAAACGATGCAGGACGTATTCAAAAAGAAAGCGAAAGAATTTGATCATGTGATCAAAATGGGACGTACGCACCTACAGGATGCTGTTCCAATTCGTTTAGGACAGGAATTTGAGGCTTACAGCCGCGTGCTCAGCCGTGATATTAAGCGGATCAACCAATCAAAGCAGCATTTATATGAAGTCAATATGGGTGCAACAGCTGTTGGGACAGGCCTAAATGCAGATCCTCGTTATATTGAGATCGTCGTGAAGAAGCTGGCCGATATTTCTGGTCTTCCGCTTGTAGGCGCAGAGCATCTTGTGGATGCAACGCAAAATACAGATGCTTACACAGAAGTGTCTGCTGCATTAAAAGTATGCATGATGAACATGTCTAAGATTGCCAATGACCTTCGCCTAATGGCTTCTGGTCCGCGTGCAGGTCTTGCTGAAATTGCATTGCCAGCTCGTCAGCCAGGATCATCCATTATGCCTGGGAAAGTCAATCCAGTCATGGCAGAGCTCATTAACCAAATCGCATTCCAGGTCATTGGGAATGACCACACCATCTGTCTTGCCTCTGAAGCAGGTCAGCTTGAGTTAAATGTGATGGAGCCTGTTTTGGTCTTTAACTTGCTTCAATCTATTAGTATAATGAATAACGGATTCCGTTCATTCACAGATCATTGCTTAGTGGACATTGAAGCAAATGAAATACGTTTGAAAGAATATGTCGAAAAAAGTGCAGGCGTGATCACTGCTGTGAACCCTCACTTAGGCTATGAAGCCGCGGCTAGAATCGCAAGGGAAGCCATTTTAACAGGACAATCGATCAGAGATCTTTGCTTGCAAAATGATGTGTTAACAGAAGAAGAACTTGATATTATTTTGAATCCATTCGAGATGACAAAGCCTGGCATTGCGGGTGCAGAGCTCCTAGAGCGATAA